The Sediminispirochaeta bajacaliforniensis DSM 16054 genome includes a window with the following:
- a CDS encoding undecaprenyl-phosphate glucose phosphotransferase: MFRERNETYMLLFVVVDTLSTILAFCAAVAVRFIIQEANLFEFYAIDLREYMYIGLVLASSQVMVFYFMDLYRPGKVGLVTDEFNRVVLGTIVTIFMALGVIFFLKTHRYSRLVVLYFGILNVAFVSLGRAIARFFIKKMLLKGRRIRLILVLGTGRTAKQFEEVIQRNRLYGYLVKAFVRLPEEGEVKVENDKILGSFEDIPRLLTEIRPHHVIFACDSTSSDMLQRAIQMCNHEGIHMHVIPSFSELITSKGRLESLEGIPLITLRDIPARRGFNRFFKRLFDIIFSLLFIILFSPFYIIIALAIRLTSKGPVFLSQERVGLDNKLFKVLKFRTMSVQQPGDSDIIWTTKNDPRVTPVGRILRKLSLDETPQFFNVFTGTMSVVGPRPERPYWVEQFKERYTGYMQRHGMKAGITGWAQVNGLRGDTSIEERVAADIYYIENWSILLDLKIILLTPFKSVIDRNAY; this comes from the coding sequence ATGTTTCGAGAAAGAAATGAGACCTACATGCTGCTTTTTGTGGTGGTCGATACCTTATCAACCATCCTTGCCTTTTGCGCCGCAGTTGCCGTTCGTTTTATCATTCAGGAAGCAAATCTATTCGAGTTCTATGCCATCGATCTTCGGGAATATATGTATATAGGCCTGGTTCTTGCTTCTTCGCAGGTGATGGTCTTCTATTTTATGGATTTGTATCGTCCGGGGAAGGTTGGCCTGGTAACCGATGAGTTTAATCGGGTAGTACTGGGGACAATCGTCACCATCTTCATGGCGCTGGGTGTTATTTTCTTTCTCAAGACCCATCGATATAGTCGTCTGGTCGTACTCTATTTCGGAATTCTGAATGTCGCTTTTGTTTCCCTCGGCAGGGCTATTGCCAGATTCTTCATTAAGAAAATGCTCTTGAAAGGCCGGCGTATACGCCTTATTCTGGTTCTCGGTACCGGCAGAACCGCAAAGCAGTTCGAAGAGGTAATTCAACGAAACCGGCTTTACGGCTATCTGGTCAAGGCCTTTGTCCGGCTCCCTGAAGAGGGAGAGGTAAAGGTCGAAAACGATAAAATCCTTGGTTCGTTTGAGGACATTCCCCGGCTCCTAACCGAGATCAGGCCTCATCACGTTATCTTTGCATGTGATTCCACCAGCAGTGATATGCTCCAAAGGGCAATACAGATGTGCAATCATGAAGGAATCCATATGCATGTGATACCCAGTTTCAGCGAATTGATTACTTCAAAGGGCCGGCTTGAGAGCCTTGAAGGAATTCCTCTCATCACTTTGCGCGATATCCCTGCTCGAAGGGGCTTTAATCGTTTTTTTAAGCGTTTGTTTGATATTATCTTTTCCCTGTTGTTTATCATCCTTTTTTCTCCCTTTTACATCATTATTGCTCTGGCGATCAGGCTTACATCAAAAGGGCCTGTCTTCCTTTCACAGGAGCGTGTTGGACTCGACAACAAGTTATTCAAGGTACTGAAATTTCGTACCATGTCTGTGCAACAGCCGGGGGATTCCGATATCATCTGGACCACCAAGAACGATCCCCGAGTAACACCTGTTGGTCGAATCTTGCGAAAATTGTCCCTTGACGAAACCCCGCAGTTTTTTAACGTATTTACGGGAACGATGTCGGTCGTCGGCCCCAGACCGGAGCGCCCCTATTGGGTCGAACAATTTAAAGAGCGCTATACCGGCTATATGCAGCGTCACGGCATGAAGGCCGGTATCACCGGATGGGCTCAAGTCAACGGCCTTCGCGGCGATACCTCCATCGAGGAACGGGTGGCCGCCGATATCTATTACATTGAGAACTGGTCGATTCTGCTCGATCTAAAGATTATTCTGCTTACCCCTTTTAAAAGTGTTATCGACAGGAATGCCTATTAG
- a CDS encoding glycosyltransferase family 4 protein, which translates to MRMHICFIITRGDSIGGAQIHVRDMAIALRKDGHDASVLVGSPGDLTDQLERAGIPWEHVPLLVRPIRPWKDLRAVFSVASRLRRLKPDLVSCHTAKAGMVGRLAAFVAGRPSIFTAHGWQFADGIPGKQAKAVLLIEKLISPLCRKVITVSRYDYDLAVRKRAVNPKKMLTIHNGLPWMEDRDSFGASPAERPCRLLMVARFQEQKDHTSLLTALGGLKELSWELDLVGDGPGMEAEKERARDLGLETRIEFSGQRLDVPERMEKADIYLLISNWEGFPRSIIEAMRGGLPVIASDVGGCNESVAEGESGFLVPRGDAELLRKRIATLINDSALRRRMGRTGRRRYEEYFTFQIMYEKTVELYREVLA; encoded by the coding sequence ATGAGAATGCACATTTGTTTTATCATAACCCGCGGAGATTCCATCGGCGGTGCCCAGATCCATGTTCGTGATATGGCCATAGCCCTGCGTAAAGATGGTCATGATGCCTCGGTTTTGGTTGGCTCTCCAGGGGATTTGACTGATCAACTGGAGCGAGCAGGGATTCCCTGGGAACATGTCCCTCTCCTTGTTCGTCCCATTCGTCCATGGAAGGATCTTCGCGCCGTTTTCTCTGTCGCTTCGAGGCTTCGGCGTCTGAAGCCCGATCTGGTTTCCTGCCATACCGCCAAAGCGGGTATGGTTGGGCGACTTGCCGCTTTCGTTGCGGGCCGGCCTTCTATTTTTACCGCCCACGGCTGGCAGTTTGCCGATGGAATACCCGGCAAGCAGGCAAAAGCGGTATTGCTTATTGAAAAGCTTATCTCGCCATTGTGCCGCAAAGTCATTACGGTCAGTCGGTATGATTATGATCTTGCTGTGCGCAAACGTGCGGTGAACCCTAAAAAGATGCTTACTATTCACAACGGCCTTCCGTGGATGGAGGATCGGGACAGCTTCGGGGCGTCCCCTGCCGAAAGGCCCTGCCGCTTACTCATGGTCGCCCGGTTTCAGGAGCAGAAAGACCACACCAGCCTTTTGACTGCTCTCGGCGGTTTAAAAGAGCTTTCATGGGAGCTTGATCTGGTCGGAGACGGCCCCGGTATGGAAGCCGAGAAGGAACGTGCCCGGGACTTGGGATTGGAAACGCGTATCGAATTTTCGGGTCAACGGCTAGATGTTCCCGAGCGGATGGAGAAGGCCGATATCTATCTGCTTATCAGCAATTGGGAGGGCTTTCCCCGTAGTATTATTGAGGCAATGCGAGGGGGACTGCCGGTGATCGCCAGCGATGTCGGCGGCTGCAATGAATCGGTTGCCGAGGGGGAGAGCGGCTTTTTGGTTCCCAGAGGCGATGCAGAGCTTTTGCGGAAGCGGATCGCCACACTGATCAACGACTCCGCCCTGCGTCGGCGAATGGGGAGGACCGGTCGCCGGCGTTATGAAGAGTATTTTACCTTTCAGATCATGTATGAGAAAACAGTTGAACTCTATCGTGAGGTTTTGGCGTAA
- a CDS encoding GtrA family protein, which produces MTVAGLFRVLFVDKSSHRFVEFFRYFFVSAISLVADFLLLFLLTSVAGIHYLISSVFSYMAGLIVNYLLSTYWVFAKRRVSNRAVEFSVFALVGVIGLGVNEILMWLFTDVLMLYYMLSRVFSAGIGYAWKYVVRKIILFR; this is translated from the coding sequence ATGACGGTGGCGGGACTATTTCGCGTTCTTTTTGTCGATAAAAGCTCTCATCGGTTTGTAGAGTTTTTTCGCTACTTTTTCGTGTCTGCAATTTCTCTTGTTGCCGACTTCTTGCTGCTTTTCCTGTTGACCAGTGTGGCAGGTATTCACTACCTGATCTCCTCGGTCTTTTCGTATATGGCAGGTCTGATCGTCAACTACCTTTTGAGCACGTATTGGGTCTTTGCCAAGCGAAGAGTTTCCAACCGTGCCGTTGAATTTTCGGTGTTTGCTCTTGTCGGAGTTATCGGCCTGGGGGTCAATGAAATCCTCATGTGGCTGTTTACCGATGTTTTGATGCTCTACTATATGCTTTCACGTGTTTTTTCAGCGGGGATTGGATATGCCTGGAAATATGTCGTTAGAAAAATCATCCTTTTCCGATAA
- a CDS encoding glycosyltransferase family 39 protein, with protein sequence MSLEKSSFSDKQTDRLLLAVLIAFTLFVRLYFLQMINVGPDEIDYWFSAKRLIGPGAYPDLMHRTIRWAIILPTAFFQLLLGMHPLVYYVVPVFNSLVQTVLLFLLGKHLFGRGVSFYAVLLFTAWPYMWRTGSQIRPAVFSLTYVLAALCLLFFYLEHAQDDSRRSRLCFVGSVLALFLAYESKITNLYFLPGILIVLLLRHRRMGPAIRYGLYLLGLYVIEHVAYFVAVGDPLGRLGIIAKNHLASSYADKLPKSFWGLFERYTIYLEFPWHLLLIAFVAASIYLLAKKKPWIRELTVLHASFFFFLTFMVKSIKPIVPVEAFLDRYFIACLPTMSLVIVYALHELLPLSIVGELNRRGVLISLTAGLSVVMLLITALPMPKSIERFYTPLQRIHDHPIAKTFEFQHLIASAIEENIPILSVDTRKPLDTANRVFFDDPKKGRWARPIGKLEIEGHVVYYLDGIGNVPFAFDVQEGSTNVLWCDRFNFDMTMLKLREIPNLGDIYE encoded by the coding sequence ATGTCGTTAGAAAAATCATCCTTTTCCGATAAGCAGACGGACCGTTTATTATTAGCGGTCCTTATTGCTTTTACCCTTTTTGTTCGGCTCTACTTTTTGCAGATGATCAATGTCGGGCCGGATGAGATTGATTACTGGTTTAGTGCCAAGCGGCTGATAGGGCCAGGTGCATACCCTGATTTAATGCACAGGACGATACGGTGGGCAATTATTCTCCCTACGGCCTTTTTTCAGCTCCTTTTGGGGATGCATCCTCTTGTCTACTACGTTGTTCCTGTTTTCAATTCACTTGTACAGACGGTGCTCCTCTTCCTCTTGGGAAAGCATTTGTTCGGCAGGGGGGTATCGTTTTATGCGGTGCTGCTTTTTACCGCCTGGCCTTACATGTGGCGTACGGGAAGCCAAATTCGCCCTGCCGTTTTTTCTCTTACCTATGTCCTCGCCGCACTTTGCTTGCTTTTTTTCTACCTTGAACATGCTCAGGATGATTCCCGTCGAAGCAGGCTCTGTTTCGTCGGGTCGGTTCTTGCATTATTTCTGGCCTATGAAAGCAAGATAACAAATCTCTATTTTCTTCCGGGAATTCTCATTGTTCTCCTTCTGCGGCACCGTCGGATGGGACCGGCAATACGTTATGGCCTCTATCTTTTGGGACTCTATGTCATCGAGCACGTTGCCTACTTCGTGGCTGTTGGTGATCCTTTGGGGCGGCTCGGCATTATTGCAAAAAATCATCTTGCTTCCTCGTATGCCGACAAGTTACCGAAATCGTTCTGGGGGCTCTTCGAGCGCTATACGATCTATCTTGAGTTCCCGTGGCATCTGTTGCTTATTGCCTTTGTTGCCGCTTCCATCTACCTGCTTGCCAAGAAAAAGCCGTGGATTCGGGAATTGACGGTTCTTCATGCCAGTTTTTTCTTTTTCCTTACCTTTATGGTGAAGAGCATAAAGCCGATCGTTCCTGTAGAGGCATTTCTTGACCGTTATTTTATTGCCTGCCTGCCGACGATGTCTCTCGTTATTGTATACGCTCTTCATGAGCTTCTGCCCCTATCGATAGTAGGTGAACTAAATCGACGAGGTGTATTGATCTCTCTTACTGCCGGGCTTTCTGTGGTGATGTTGCTGATAACAGCTCTTCCGATGCCGAAGTCGATCGAACGCTTCTATACTCCGTTGCAGCGGATTCATGATCATCCCATTGCCAAGACCTTTGAATTCCAGCATCTCATTGCCTCTGCTATCGAGGAGAATATTCCAATTTTAAGTGTCGATACCCGAAAGCCGCTGGACACTGCCAACCGTGTATTTTTTGATGACCCGAAAAAGGGTAGATGGGCTCGTCCCATTGGAAAACTGGAAATCGAGGGCCATGTTGTATACTACCTCGATGGTATCGGAAATGTCCCTTTTGCCTTTGATGTTCAGGAGGGAAGCACGAACGTTTTATGGTGTGATCGTTTTAACTTCGATATGACTATGTTGAAGTTGCGGGAAATACCCAATTTAGGTGATATATATGAGTGA
- a CDS encoding glycosyltransferase family 2 protein produces the protein MSEASEMNGLSIVIPAYNEEKAIVETIEHVTGVMEPSQTPYEVVLVNDGSTDKTAVIIQSYLHDHPQLAERVRLVEHAHNRGYGASLKTGIRAAKNEAICITDADGTYPNNRIPELFGMFRERGLDMVVGRRSFKKLPTLTKPAKWFITKLASFLVDDKIPDINSGLRIFRRSIAVKFFPIICDGFSFTTTITLAMFSNGYQVHYEPIEYFKRKGKSKIRPIRDTINFIQLIIRTVAYFNPLKVFVPVSLLLFLVGFLLFIIGRMGIFFAETPNDTITILFVGGIQVLATGVIADMIAKKKD, from the coding sequence ATGAGTGAAGCATCCGAAATGAATGGACTGTCGATTGTCATCCCTGCCTATAACGAGGAAAAGGCCATAGTAGAGACCATCGAACACGTGACTGGGGTTATGGAGCCGTCCCAAACGCCTTATGAGGTGGTTCTGGTAAACGACGGCTCTACGGATAAGACTGCGGTTATTATTCAATCGTATCTCCATGATCATCCCCAGCTTGCCGAGCGGGTTCGCCTTGTCGAGCATGCGCACAATCGTGGATATGGGGCCAGCCTGAAGACCGGTATTCGAGCGGCAAAGAATGAAGCAATCTGTATTACCGATGCCGACGGAACCTATCCAAATAATCGCATTCCCGAGCTGTTCGGAATGTTCCGTGAACGGGGATTAGATATGGTGGTAGGTCGGCGGAGTTTCAAAAAATTACCCACGCTGACCAAACCGGCAAAATGGTTTATTACCAAGCTTGCAAGTTTTCTGGTTGACGATAAAATTCCTGATATAAATTCGGGATTGCGGATATTTCGGCGTTCGATTGCCGTGAAATTTTTTCCGATCATCTGCGATGGTTTTAGTTTTACAACCACAATTACCCTTGCGATGTTTTCAAATGGATATCAGGTTCATTATGAACCAATTGAATACTTCAAGCGGAAAGGAAAATCGAAAATAAGGCCGATTCGGGACACCATCAATTTTATCCAGCTTATTATTCGTACCGTTGCCTATTTTAACCCGCTGAAAGTATTCGTTCCTGTGAGTCTCTTGCTTTTCCTTGTTGGGTTCTTGCTTTTCATCATCGGACGGATGGGGATTTTCTTCGCCGAAACGCCGAACGATACCATCACGATACTCTTTGTGGGTGGTATACAGGTTTTGGCTACCGGAGTGATTGCAGATATGATAGCCAAGAAAAAAGATTGA